ACGCCGGGTTGAAGAGGAACGACTGCTTGAAAGGCTGAGCGCGATGGGATTCCGGGTTCGCGGCATCCATTGGCAAGTGACAGACAGGCCGCGGTCTGGACCGCCATGGTTGCCAGGCGGGGTTGATGTACGGTGCTGAAGCCGAGCAAAAAAGTGGTTGCCTTGCGCTACCAGCAAGGAAAAGACAAAGCTCCCCGGATGACGGCAAAGGGGCAAGGCTGGTTAGCGGAAAAAATTCTGGAACGGGTGGGTGAGAAGACGGCCATCTGGGAGGATCCGGCGTTGGTGGAGGTATTGTATCAGCTTGATCTGGAACAGGAGATTCCGGAACATTTGTACCAGGCGGTGGCAGAAATTCTTTCCTTTGTTTATCGCTTGGACCAGAAGCGGGGTGAAAAGCGTGACCCGAAAAACCTCGGGGCGACAGCAAACGGGGAAGGACGGTGAGGAACTGGCACGGCGTTACTTGCTGGAACAAGGTTACGCTATACGGGATGTCAATTGGCGGGGACGCAGGGGAGAGCTGGATGTGGTCGCGGAACGGGACGGGATGCTGATCATTGTCGAAGTGCGTACCCGGCGGACGCATGGTTTCGGTACCGCCCGGGAGGCGGTGGATCGCCGGAAACTGTTGCAGGTTAGGCGTGTCGCTGAGGAGTATGTGGCCCGGCAGCGATTGTTTTCCATGCCCTTGCGTCTCGACGTGATTGCGATCGAGTGGCAAGGAAAAAAGCCGTTTCTTCAGCACTTGCAAGGCGTCGATTTCGCCTGATTTTGAAGGATATTTTTCGCCGGGGGTGCACATCCTATCAGGAGATCTGATGGAAAAAGACAGCAAGGTGCTGGAGGGTTTCACGATGGACGAGAAAGATGTGCAAGCAAAAAAGAGGATTAAAACGAAAGACGATGGATCTGCGGGAATTCCGGAGGATCCCTTGAAAAATTGGACAGTCGATACCGACCCGGCGGTGATGTCGGATGACCGTTGGGTGGACGAGCATAATGACCTGGGGCATACCTCTGTCGAGAATAAAGAGATGGAAGAAGGGATTCTCCCTGGGGCGCGCTTTATGCACCCCATGCATGATGTCAGCTATCGCAAGGATTGATGCGCCGCCTGTTTGCTGACAAGACGCAAGACGCTGGGCCACGTGATGGACGGGGCCCGGGGCCCGTGTTTGTCCGTTCCTCGTTCGGGACAAAACGGGCTTTTGTATTTCCTGTCTTCTGACAGAGACAGGTGAATGGATTTCGAGTCCCAATTGATCTAAAATATAAGATGTTGGTTTCCAGTAGATTCCTCGCCGGTTTGCTTGAAAAATGCCGGAAACGCTTTTAAAGAGGAGGATGTCGATGAATATTCACGAGTATCAGGCAAAGGAAATTCTCAGGTCTTATGGTGTAGCCGTGCCGGAAGGCATCGTCGCCTTTACGGTGGAGGAAGCGGTTGAGGCAGCCAAAAAACTGGGGACAGACGTCTGTGTCGTCAAAGCCCAGATCCATGCCGGGGGACGGGGAAAAGCGGGCGGCGTAAAGGTGGCCAAAAGCCTGGATGAAGTTCGCCAATACGCCTCAGAGCTCCTTGGAAAGGTTCTGGTGACCCACCAAACCGGTCCGGAAGGAAAGGAAGTCAAGCGTCTGTTAATCGAACAGGGATGCGACATTCGGAAAGAGTACTATCTGGGACTGGTACTTAACCGGGAGACCGGACGTGTCGTGATGATGGCGTCGGAGGAAGGCGGAACCGAAATTGAAGAGGTGGCTGCCCGGACACCGGAAAAGATCTTCCGTGAAGAGATCGATCCGGCGGTTGGTCTGATGCCGTATCAGGCGAGGAAATTGGCCTTTGCCATACACATTCCGGATGCGCTCGTCAACAAGGCAGTGCAGTTCATGCTGGGATTGTACCGGGTATTTGTCGAAAAGGACTGTTCTATCGCTGAGATCAACCCCTTGGTTGTGACCGGCGACGGACAAGTGATGGCCCTGGACGCCAAGTTGAATTTTGACGCCAACGCGTTGTACCGTCATCCTGAATTGCTGGAGCTCAGAGACCTGGATGAAGAGGATCCGCGTGAAATCGAGGCGTCCAAGCACGGATTGAGTTACATTGCATTGGATGGCAACATCGGTTGTATGGTCAATGGCGCCGGTCTGGCGATGGCGACGATGGACATCATTAAGTATTACGGCGGTGAACCGGCAAATTTCCTGGATGTCGGCGGCGGCGCGTCCAAGGAAAAAGTGACCGAAGCATTTAAGATTATCTTACAGGATGAGAAGGTCAAAGGCATCTTTGTCAACATTTTCGGCGGGATCATGCGTTGTGACGTGATCGCCGAAGGAGTTGTGGCGGCAGCCCAGGAACTGGGACTGAACAGGCCGCTGGTCGTGCGGCTGGAGGGAACCAACGTGGAGCTCGGCAAAAAGATCCTCGAGCAATCGGGCCTGAACATCATTCCCGCCGATTCAATGGCCGACGGGGCGCAAAAAATTGTTTCCCTGGTCAAGGAATAAGCCGTGCGCAAGTGAAGGGACGTTCTGGGTTTCAATTCAAGAAAAGTTTGATCAAAAAGGCAGGTGTTTGGGACGATGAGCATTCTCGTCAATCGCGAAACACGGGTCATCACACAAGGGATTACCGGTGCGACCGGTCTGTTTCACACCAAGCAGGCGATTGAATACGGTACCAAGATCGTGGGCGGTGTCACTCCCGGCAAAGGAGGCACGACGGTAGAAGGGGTTCCCGTGTTTAACACGGTGCATGAGGCGGTATCCAAAACGGGAGCCAACGCTTCCGTGATTTATGTTCCTCCCGCTTTTGCCGCCGATGCGATCATGGAGGCTGTCGACGCTGGCGTGGAACTGGTGGTTTGCATTACCGAAGGGATTCCTGTCTTGGACATGGTGAAGGTCAAACGGTTTATGGAAGGGAAAAAGACGCGCCTCATCGGGCCGAACTGCCCTGGCGTCATCACCCCTGGGGAATGTAAAATCGGGATAATGCCCGGATACATCCATCTGCCAGGGAAAGTGGGTGTCGTATCGCGCAGCGGGACGCTCACTTACGAGGCGGTTCATCAGCTGACCACGCGCGGGATTGGGCAATCGACCGCTGTCGGCATTGGCGGCGATCCGGTGAATGGCACCAGCTTCATTGACGTCCTGAAGCTGTTTAATGAAGATCCGGATACGGAAGCCGTGATCATGATCGGCGAAATTGGCGGGACAGCGGAAGAACGGGCCGCAGAATGGATCAAGGCGAACATGAAAAAGCCGGTCGTCGGGTTTATCGGCGGCCAGACGGCGCCTCCAGGAAAGCGGATGGGCCATGCCGGAGCGATTATCTCCGGTGGCCAAGGTACGGCAAAAGAAAAAATCGCCAAACTGGAAGAAGCAGGGGTCCGGGTAGCTCCCACGCCTGCCGAGATGGGTTCGACATTGGTGGCCGTGCTGGAGGAGCGGAATCTCCTGGATCGCGTCAAGGTGAGGTAAAGTCAAGGAATGGCATGCCTTTCGGGCATGCCGTTTTTTTGTCGAAATCAACTGAAGAGATTGAAGAGATTGGTAAATCGTGCAGGATTTTTGCGGCGGGCGTCGAATCATGGCAAGAAAGGGGTGATTCTGATGCAACTTGAGGAACGGGATTGGCTGATCGCGCTGGATGCGGTAAAGGGAGTGGGCTGGCAGACGATTCACCGTCTCGTTCAGGCCACGGCTTCGTTAAAAGAGTTGAGCGAATGGCCGGTTGAGCAATTCCAGTCCATCGGCATCCGCCGGCGAACAGCGGAGGCGCTGCAGCGGGCCATGGCCGGATCGTGGGTCCTGCTGCAGAAAAAGCGGCGGGCGTCGTGGCCTTACCGCGTGCTCACCATTTTTGATGCGCATTATCCCGAGATCCTGCGACAGATCCACCAACCTCCCTGGGTCTTGTATGCGCTCGGCAAGCTTGATTTGTTGCAGGGTCCTGCCATCAGCATGGTAGGAACACGGACCCCTACCTCCTATGGGCGGATGGTCGCTTACAAATTGGCCAGGGAGCTTGCGGAACACGGCTGGGTCGTCGTCAGTGGATTGGCCCGCGGGATTGACAGTGAGGCGCACAAGGGCGCACTGCAGTCCCAGGGAGGCACGATCGCAGTGCTTGGTTGCGGCATTGACCAGATATACCCGCCGGAAAACAAGTGGCTTTATGAGGAAATTGCCCAAAAGGGGTTGGTCCTCTCTGAATATCCGCCGGGCACGCCGGTTCATGCCGGATTGTTTCCGCAGCGCAACCGGTTGATCAGCGGATTGTCTCTTGGTACCGTTGTAGTCGAGGCTGCCAGTCGCAGCGGCGCCCTGATCACTGCCGACTTCGCGCTGGAGCAGTCACGGGAGGTATTCGCCGTGCCAGGTCCCATTTACAACGTGCAAAGCAGCGGCACCAACCAGCTGATCAAGGAAGGGGCAAAAATGGTCACGGGCGTCCATGACATCCTGGAAGAGTATGCTTTTGCGGGCAAACCTTCCAGTGCTTCTCATGCTGTCCGTCTGACCGCCGAAGAGAACCGGCTTCTGTCGCACATCGGGTATGCAGGGGTCCACATCGACGAACTGAAAAAGATCACCGGGCAGGAATGGGCAACACTTTATCCGATGCTGATGCAGTTGCAAATGAAAAAGGTGATCCGGCAATTGCCGGGATCTTACTACATCCGCTGCGACTAGTCGGCCCTCTCACATTGCTTCCAGACAAAGCATAGTTTGACAAAGAAAGGTTTATGATTTAATAATAGAAAAAGTTTTGTTTTCATTTCACGGGTAGGTTTGGACAGGAGGAGCATTGCATGTCGCAGCTTGAAGCGTTAGTGATTGTGGAATCACCTGCGAAAGCGAGGACGATCAGCAAATACCTTGGAAAAAAATACATGGTCAAGGCTTCCATGGGCCATGTCCGTGATCTCCCCAAAAGCCAGATGGGGGTAGACGTGGAACATGGATTCCAACCGAAATACATCACGATCCGCGGGAAGGGCGATGTCCTGAAAGAACTCAGGGACAGCACGAAAAAAGTGAAACGGGTCTTTCTGGCTGCCGACCCGGACCGGGAAGGAGAGGCGATTGCCTGGCACCTTGCTCACATTTTAAACCTTCCGGAAGAAGAGCCCTGCCGGGTCGTCTTTCACGAAATCACAAAAGAGGCCGTCAAGGAGGCCTTTAAACAACCCCGGCCCATCGACATGAATCTGGTCAATGCCCAGCAGACCAGGCGCATTCTGGACCGGCTTGTCGGATATAACATCAGTCCCCTGTTGTGGAAAAAGGTTCGCAAGGGCTTGAGTGCAGGGCGTGTCCAGTCCGTTGCGGTCAAGTTGATCATCGATCGGGAACGGGAAATCCGTCAATTTGTCCCGCAGGAGTACTGGACGGTGACGGCCCATCTGATAAAAGACGGGCAACCCTTTACGGCAAAATTCTACGGGCGTGGCGGAACAAAGGAAGAACTGCGGCGGGAAGAAGAGGTGCAGGCCTTACTGAAAGAAATCGAGGGCCAGCCGCTGGTGGTCCAATCCGTCAAGGAGTCGGAACGCCGCCGCAATCCGGCGCCGCCTTTTACCACCAGCTCGCTGCAACAGGAAGCGGCTCGGAAACTGAATTTCCGGG
Above is a genomic segment from Bacillus thermozeamaize containing:
- a CDS encoding succinate--CoA ligase subunit beta — its product is MNIHEYQAKEILRSYGVAVPEGIVAFTVEEAVEAAKKLGTDVCVVKAQIHAGGRGKAGGVKVAKSLDEVRQYASELLGKVLVTHQTGPEGKEVKRLLIEQGCDIRKEYYLGLVLNRETGRVVMMASEEGGTEIEEVAARTPEKIFREEIDPAVGLMPYQARKLAFAIHIPDALVNKAVQFMLGLYRVFVEKDCSIAEINPLVVTGDGQVMALDAKLNFDANALYRHPELLELRDLDEEDPREIEASKHGLSYIALDGNIGCMVNGAGLAMATMDIIKYYGGEPANFLDVGGGASKEKVTEAFKIILQDEKVKGIFVNIFGGIMRCDVIAEGVVAAAQELGLNRPLVVRLEGTNVELGKKILEQSGLNIIPADSMADGAQKIVSLVKE
- a CDS encoding succinate--CoA ligase subunit alpha, translated to MSILVNRETRVITQGITGATGLFHTKQAIEYGTKIVGGVTPGKGGTTVEGVPVFNTVHEAVSKTGANASVIYVPPAFAADAIMEAVDAGVELVVCITEGIPVLDMVKVKRFMEGKKTRLIGPNCPGVITPGECKIGIMPGYIHLPGKVGVVSRSGTLTYEAVHQLTTRGIGQSTAVGIGGDPVNGTSFIDVLKLFNEDPDTEAVIMIGEIGGTAEERAAEWIKANMKKPVVGFIGGQTAPPGKRMGHAGAIISGGQGTAKEKIAKLEEAGVRVAPTPAEMGSTLVAVLEERNLLDRVKVR
- a CDS encoding DNA protecting protein DprA, producing the protein MQLEERDWLIALDAVKGVGWQTIHRLVQATASLKELSEWPVEQFQSIGIRRRTAEALQRAMAGSWVLLQKKRRASWPYRVLTIFDAHYPEILRQIHQPPWVLYALGKLDLLQGPAISMVGTRTPTSYGRMVAYKLARELAEHGWVVVSGLARGIDSEAHKGALQSQGGTIAVLGCGIDQIYPPENKWLYEEIAQKGLVLSEYPPGTPVHAGLFPQRNRLISGLSLGTVVVEAASRSGALITADFALEQSREVFAVPGPIYNVQSSGTNQLIKEGAKMVTGVHDILEEYAFAGKPSSASHAVRLTAEENRLLSHIGYAGVHIDELKKITGQEWATLYPMLMQLQMKKVIRQLPGSYYIRCD